In Trichoderma breve strain T069 chromosome 4, whole genome shotgun sequence, the following proteins share a genomic window:
- a CDS encoding ribosomal l37ae protein family domain-containing protein, whose translation MTKRTKKVGVTGKYGTRYGASLRKQVKKMEITQHAKYTCTFCGKTTVRRKSVGIWNCRACSRTIAGGAYTVATPAAAAMRSTLRRLREIAEV comes from the exons ATGACCAAGCGCACCAAGAAGGTCGGCGTGAC CGGTAAATATGGTACCCG TTACGGTGCCTCCCTGCGAAAgcaggtgaagaagatggaaatcaCCCAGCACGCCAAGTACACCTGCACCTTCTGCGGAAAGACCACCGTCCGAAGAAAGTCTGTCGGTATCTGGAACTGCCGCGCCTGCAGCCGAACCATTGCTGGCGGTGCCTACACTGTTGC CACacccgccgccgctgccatgcGATCAACTCTGCGACGATTGAGGGAGATTGCTGAGGTTTAA
- a CDS encoding TCP-1/cpn60 chaperonin family domain-containing protein: MSLNIPNAPNSGLFKKGYNNYDSEDGAVLRNIDACRTITSTVQTSLGPYGRNKVVINHLQKMILTSDAATILRELDVVHPAAKLLVMASQQQEAEMGDATNLVIILAGELLRKAEDLLRMGLKTSDIVIGYEKAQKIALETLEELSVDKVENIQDQAELSKALRTVIASKQNGNEEFLSSLVAEAVLAVLPKNPANFNVDNIRVVKIMGGSLDQSRVVKGMVFPKEPDGSIKKASRAKVGVFTCPIDTSQTETKGTVLLHNAKEMMDFTKGEEAQLEKAIKELYDSGLRVVVCGDRVGDLATHYLNRFGILYIRILSKFELRRICRVVGATPLARLGAPMPDEMGSIDVVETIEIGGDRVTVFRQEDEVTRTATLVLRGATQNHLDDIERAVDDGVNVVKAITKDNRLVPGAGATEISLSAKIQAQGEKTPGLSQYAIKKYGEAFEVIPRTLAESCGLDATEVLSTLYAAHHKSESGDAGVDVENEEGNGVLNATKEGIVDLLASKSWAIKLATEAARTVLSVDQIIVARQAGGPKPPGPNPNWDED; encoded by the exons ATGTCGCTCAACATCCCCAACGCGCCCAACTCGGGCCTCTTCAAGAAGGGCTACAACAA CTACGACTcagaagatggagctgtGCTGCGGAATATCGATGCCTGCCGCACCATCACCTCCACCGTCCAGACGTCGCTGGGCCCCTACGGCCGCAACAAGGTCGTCATCAACCAcctgcagaagatgatcCTCACCTCCGACGCCGCCACGATCCTCCGCGAGCTCGATGTTGTCCATCCCGCCGCCAAGCTGCTTGTCATGGCCTCCCAGCAACAGGAGGCTGAGATGGGTGACGCCACAAACCTGGTGATTATCCTGGCTGGAGAGCTGCTGCGAAAGGCCGAGGACCTGCTGCGCATGGGCCTCAAGACGTCCGACATTGTCATCGGCTACGAAAAGGCACAGAAGATTGCCCTGGAGACCCTGGAGGAGCTCTCTGTGGACAAGGTGGAGAACATTCAGGACCAAGCCGAGCTGAGCAAGGCCCTGCGAACCGTCATCGCCAGCAAGCAGAATGGAAACGAGGAGTTCCTGTCAAGCCTGGTGGCCGAGGCTGTCTTGGCCGTTCTGCCCAAGAACCCCGCCAACTTCAACGTCGACAACATCCGAGTCGTTAAAATCATGGGTGGTAGCTTGGACCAGAGCAGGGTCGTCAAGGGCATGGTCTTCCCCAAGGAGCCCGATGGTTCGATCAAGAAGGCTAGCCGCGCCAAGGTCGGTGTCTTTACATGCCCCATCGACACAAGCCAGACAGAGACCAAGGGCACCGTGCTGTTACACAACgcaaaggagatgatggactTCACCAAGGGCGAGGAGGCACAGCTAGAAAAGGCAATCAAGGAGCTCTACGACTCAGGCCTGCGCGTAGTCGTGTGTGGTGACCGAGTGGGCGACCTGGCCACACATTACCTCAACCGTTTTGGCATTCTCTACATCCGAATCCTCAGCAAGTTTGAGCTGCGACGAATCTGCCGTGTCGTTGGTGCTACGCCATTGGCTCGTCTGGGTGCCCCCATGCCCGATGAGATGGGCAGCATTGATGTTGTCGAGACCATTGAGATTGGTGGTGATCGCGTTACCGTCTTcagacaagaagacgaagtcACACGCACTGCTACACTGGTCCTCCGTGGCGCCACCCAGAACCACCTTGACGACATTGAGCGAGCTGTCGACGACGGTGTCAACGTTgtcaaggccatcaccaaggaCAACAGACTGGTTCCCGGAGCCGGTGCTACCGAAATTTCACTGAGCGCAAAGATTCAGGCTCAGGGCGAGAAGACGCCTGGCCTGAGCCAGTATGCCATCAAGAAGTACGGCGAGGCCTTTGAGGTCATTCCCCGCACCCTGGCCGAGAGCTGCGGTCTGGATGCTACCGAGGTTCTCAGCACACTATATGCCGCCCACCACAAGAGCGAGAGCGGCGATGCCGGTGTCGACGTCGAGAACGAGGAGGGCAATGGTGTTTTGAACGCAACCAAGGAGGGCATTGTCGACCTTCTGGCGTCCAAGAGCTGGGCCATCAAGCTGGCCACAGAGGCAGCCCGCACGGTCCTGTCAGTCGACCAAATCATTGTGGCGAGACAGGCTGGTGGGCCGAAGCCTCCTGGCCCCAACCCT AACTGGGATGAGGACTAA
- a CDS encoding saccharopine dehydrogenase NADP binding domain-containing protein, whose amino-acid sequence MPFKEHDRQYDLVVFGATGYTGRLAAEYITANFPVNLKWAIAGRSESKLQAIVDDCKKLNSDRNPPAIETAGVDSYDEMSALANKTFVMITTVGPYTAHGEYAVKACAEAGTHYFDVTGETPWVYRMIKKYEKTAKESGAILIPQMGLESAPADLCTWSLAQTLRKQLSAKTRDVIISIYNLRAAPSGGTVSTVLTIFDHFTLSELAESGKPFALSPIFGVHYVPNLGTVTTAFTSSADQGLVERSWGLLSEIPSRKDEFYGPNFHWAECYRPRNWLYGVIVHWIIVIGVFLIATGKPVRTLFRNFVPAPGTGPSKGEMEKEEVEWRGIANPDTELPADRQAFCRAWYYGSMYSLTAMLCSEAARTVLEDDLELDGGFYTPCCLGQGIVDRAHNGGFKMETRIQYK is encoded by the exons ATGCCATTCAAAGAGCACGATCGCCAGTATGATTTGGTTGTCTTTGGAGCCACGG GATATACCGGTCGCCTGGCGGCTGAGTACATTACTGCCAACTTCCCAGTCAATCTGAAATGGGCCATTGCTGGTCGTTCTGAGTCAAAGCTCCAAGCAATCGTTGATGATTGCAAGAAGCTGAACTCGGACAGGAATCCTCCAG CAATTGAGACGGCGGGAGTGGATAGCTACGACGAAATGAGTGCGCTGGCGAACAAGACATTTGTCATGATTACGACTGTCGGCCCGTATACCGCTCATGGAGAGTATGCAGTGAAAGCATGCGCTGAAGCCGGTACACATTACTTTGATGTAACCGGTGAGACGCCATGGGTCTATAGAATGATTAAGAAGTATGAAAAGACTGCTAAAGAGAGCGGTGCTATTCTCATCCCCCAGATGGGATTGGAGTCTGCTCCAGCAGATCTGTGCACCTGGTCTTTGGCTCAAACACTCCGGAAGCAGCTGAGTGCTAAGACAAGAGATGTTATTATTTCGATTTACAATCTGCG AGCGGCTCCCTCTGGAGGCACCGTTTCAACTGTTCTCACCATCTTCGATCATTTCACCCTGAGTGAGCTGGCAGAGTCTGGAAAACCATTTGCTCTATCCCCT ATATTTGGCGTCCACTATGTGCCTAATCTTGGGACCGTCACCACGGCCTTTACTAGTTCTGCCGACCAAGGATTAGTAGAACGCTCATGGGGACTTTTATCAGAGATCCCTAGCCGGAAGGACGAGTTCTACGGGCCAAATTTCCATTGGGCAGAATGCTACAGGCCTCGCAATTGGCTGTATGGAGTCATCGTCCATTGGATAATCGTCATTGGCGTGTTTCTCATTGCTACTGGAAAACCTGTCAGGACACTGTTCCGAAATTTTGTTCCGGCACCGGGTACAGGACCCTCCAAGGGTGAaatggagaaagaggaggttgAATGGCGTGGCATTGCAAATCCTGATACGGAGTTGCCTGCTGATAGGCAAGCCTTTTGCCGAGCTTGGTATTATGGTAGCATGTACTCGT TGACGGCAATGTTATGTTCCGAGGCTGCTCGAACAGTCTTGGAGGATGATCTTGAGCTCGATGGAGGCTTCTATACACCGTGTTGTCTTGGGCAGGGCATTGTTGACCGAGCTCATAACGGAGGCTTCAAGATGGAGACGCGAATCCAGTACAAATGA